In Perca fluviatilis chromosome 14, GENO_Pfluv_1.0, whole genome shotgun sequence, a genomic segment contains:
- the LOC120572895 gene encoding PRELI domain-containing protein 1, mitochondrial-like isoform X1: MGRYFQSEVDINSPWYQVLAAFWQRYPNPYSTHVLTEDVLYREVTPSNRLLSRRLLTKTNRLPGWAERVFPAHMARRVYVLEDSVVDPETHTLTTRTWNINHNKLMTVVEGCLFEEDCSRPSWTKLRREAWIISTVRGLARPIQEFGLARFRSNQDKAVKGLEHALNKIQTEDPPHLHGDQGESSEKQKPLPPQAPPTSTQKPKQFV, from the exons atGGGGAGGTATTTCCAGAGTGAGGTCGACATTAATAGTCCGTGGTATCAGGTTCTGGCCGCCTTCTGGCAGCGCTACCCGAACCCatacag caccCATGTGCTCACCGAGGACGTCCTGTACCGCGAGGTCACCCCTAGCAACCGCCTGTTGTCGCGGCGCCTGCTGACCAAAACCAACCGGTTGCCGGGCTGGGCGGAGCGCGTGTTCCCGGCTCACATGGCTCGCCGCGTCTACGTGCTGGAGGACTCGGTGGTCGAccccgagacacacacactcaccacgcGCACCTGGAACATCAACCACAACAAGCTGatg acgGTGGTCGAGGGCTGTTTGTTTGAGGAAGACTGCAGTCGGCCATCTTGGACCAAACTGAGGAGGGAGGCCTGGATCATCTCCACGGTCCGCGGCCTGGCCCGGCCcatacag GAGTTCGGGCTCGCCAGGTTCAGGAGTAACCAGGACAAAGCTGTGAAGGGTCTGGAGCACGCTCTGAACAAGATACAGA CTGAGGACCCTCCTCATCTCCATGGCGACCAGGGCGAGTCGTCAGAGAAGCagaagcccctccccccacaggCCCCGCCCACTTCTACCCAGAAGCCCAAGCAGTTCGTCTGA
- the LOC120572895 gene encoding PRELI domain-containing protein 1, mitochondrial-like isoform X2 translates to MGRYFQSEVDINSPWYQVLAAFWQRYPNPYSTHVLTEDVLYREVTPSNRLLSRRLLTKTNRLPGWAERVFPAHMARRVYVLEDSVVDPETHTLTTRTWNINHNKLMTVVEGCLFEEDCSRPSWTKLRREAWIISTVRGLARPIQEFGLARFRSNQDKAVKGLEHALNKIQSKTDS, encoded by the exons atGGGGAGGTATTTCCAGAGTGAGGTCGACATTAATAGTCCGTGGTATCAGGTTCTGGCCGCCTTCTGGCAGCGCTACCCGAACCCatacag caccCATGTGCTCACCGAGGACGTCCTGTACCGCGAGGTCACCCCTAGCAACCGCCTGTTGTCGCGGCGCCTGCTGACCAAAACCAACCGGTTGCCGGGCTGGGCGGAGCGCGTGTTCCCGGCTCACATGGCTCGCCGCGTCTACGTGCTGGAGGACTCGGTGGTCGAccccgagacacacacactcaccacgcGCACCTGGAACATCAACCACAACAAGCTGatg acgGTGGTCGAGGGCTGTTTGTTTGAGGAAGACTGCAGTCGGCCATCTTGGACCAAACTGAGGAGGGAGGCCTGGATCATCTCCACGGTCCGCGGCCTGGCCCGGCCcatacag GAGTTCGGGCTCGCCAGGTTCAGGAGTAACCAGGACAAAGCTGTGAAGGGTCTGGAGCACGCTCTGAACAAGATACAGAGtaagacagacag CTGA